One genomic region from Opisthocomus hoazin isolate bOpiHoa1 chromosome Z, bOpiHoa1.hap1, whole genome shotgun sequence encodes:
- the LOC142358824 gene encoding uncharacterized protein LOC142358824, protein MLLLLSLLPLPLLLQILLLLLLPHDNCFPRLSRYQPQTLKVRVLPFALGYWFT, encoded by the coding sequence ATGCTGCTGCTACTGTCACTTCTGCCGCTGCCGCTGTTGTTACAGATTTTGCTTTTGCTCCTTCTACCGCATGACAATTGTTTTCCTCGTCTAAGCAGATACCAGCCTCAGACGCTCAAGGTGAGAGTCTTGCCTTTCGCTCTGGGCTATTGGTTCACTTAA